From a region of the Desulfuromonas sp. genome:
- a CDS encoding NADH peroxidase, translating into MKKFVCAVCGYVHEGDAPPASCPQCGVPAEKFAAQAAGELSWADEHRVGVARDADPEILEGLRANFVGECAEVGMYLAMSRQADREGYPEVAEAYRRIAIEEADHAARFAELLGEVVTADTRTNLKMRVEAEHGACRGKKEIATRAKQLGYDAIHDTVHEMCKDEARHGAAFAGLLKRYF; encoded by the coding sequence ATGAAAAAATTTGTATGCGCGGTTTGCGGCTATGTTCATGAAGGGGACGCGCCCCCCGCCTCTTGCCCCCAGTGCGGCGTGCCGGCCGAGAAGTTCGCCGCGCAGGCCGCCGGCGAGCTTTCCTGGGCTGACGAGCACCGGGTCGGCGTCGCCAGGGACGCGGACCCCGAGATCCTCGAGGGGTTGCGGGCCAATTTCGTCGGCGAGTGCGCCGAGGTCGGCATGTACCTGGCGATGAGCCGCCAGGCCGACCGCGAGGGTTATCCCGAGGTCGCCGAGGCTTACCGCCGGATCGCCATCGAAGAGGCGGATCACGCCGCGCGCTTTGCCGAACTGCTCGGCGAGGTGGTGACAGCCGATACCCGGACCAACCTGAAGATGCGGGTGGAGGCCGAGCACGGCGCCTGCCGGGGCAAGAAGGAGATCGCCACCCGGGCCAAGCAGCTCGGCTACGACGCCATCCACGACACGGTTCACGAAATGTGCAAGGACGAGGCCCGCCACGGGGCGGCCTTCGCCGGCCTGCTCAAGCGCTATTTCTGA
- a CDS encoding class II SORL domain-containing protein, whose translation MDGEFLRRDFLRRAALVGGGLVLVGPVAAGALQGKGGAGEDGGDLFRNINRVRDPQQKTALEMKHAPVISLPGRVKEGEPFAVRVAVGEIVHPMIPAHYIAYLELLAGNEPAGRIAFRPGYSVPVAAFHLVLERPVTLVARAYCNLHGLWESRREIDLS comes from the coding sequence ATGGACGGAGAATTCCTGCGAAGAGACTTTCTGCGCCGTGCGGCACTGGTCGGCGGAGGCTTGGTTCTGGTCGGCCCGGTTGCCGCCGGAGCCTTGCAGGGCAAGGGGGGTGCTGGCGAGGACGGGGGGGACCTGTTTCGGAACATCAACCGGGTGCGGGATCCGCAGCAGAAGACGGCCCTGGAGATGAAGCACGCCCCGGTGATCTCCCTGCCCGGCCGGGTCAAGGAGGGTGAGCCCTTCGCGGTGCGGGTCGCCGTCGGGGAGATCGTTCATCCCATGATCCCCGCCCACTACATCGCGTACCTGGAGCTGCTCGCGGGCAACGAACCGGCGGGGCGGATCGCGTTCCGGCCCGGCTATAGCGTGCCGGTCGCCGCCTTCCACCTGGTGCTGGAGCGGCCGGTGACGCTGGTGGCGCGGGCCTACTGCAACCTGCACGGCCTCTGGGAAAGCCGTCGGGAGATCGATCTGTCCTAG